Proteins from one Elephas maximus indicus isolate mEleMax1 chromosome 12, mEleMax1 primary haplotype, whole genome shotgun sequence genomic window:
- the CARHSP1 gene encoding calcium-regulated heat-stable protein 1: MSSEPPPPPQPPTHQASVGLLDTPRGRERSPSPLRGNVVPSPLPTRRTRTFSATVRASQGPVYKGVCKCFCRSKGHGFITPADGGPDIFLHISDVEGEYVPVEGDEVTYKMCSIPPKNEKLQAVEVVITHLAPGTKHETWSGHVVSS, translated from the exons ATGTCATCTGAGCCTCCCCCACCACCGCAGCCCCCTACCCACCAGGCTTCGGTTGGGCTACTGGACACCCCGCGGGGCCGGGAGCGCTCGCCATCCCCTCTTCGTGGCAATGTGGTCCCCAGCCCGCTGCCCACTCGccggacaaggaccttctctgc GACGGTGCGGGCTTCCCAGGGCCCTGTCTACAAAGGAGTCTGCAAATGCTTCTGTCGATCCAAGGGCCATGGCTTCATCACCCCAGCGGACGGCGGCCCTGACATCTTCCTGCACATCTCAGA CGTGGAAGGAGAGTACGTCCCAGTGGAAGGCGACGAGGTCACCTATAAGATGTGCTCTATCCCGCCCAAGAACGAGAAGCTGCAGGCTGTGGAAGTGGTCATCACCCACCTGGCGCCGGGCACCAAGCACGAGACCTGGTCTGGGCATGTCGTCAGCTCCTAG